One genomic segment of Desulfomicrobium sp. ZS1 includes these proteins:
- a CDS encoding McrC family protein, protein MQKTLIISLNEWENSQPLQWPDKQPVYFESGDPARITAEKLTQANILSVIETRNGISLGASSYVGRINLGPLRITIQPKIQGLKLLRLVKYAYGLKDLHLYSDVDYDLEKDAFQEILIAQLAMEVMNLVSRGLCRQYKRQREGLSSPRGLIDINQIAANGGVITGRLPCVYYPRDIDCLPNQILGAGLSLATNICDNTILKSKLRRLNKSFLSEVSKVQLDNHSFQRLDREENRLVGAYQPAFRIIKILMEGQGISMADQDVVKFEGFLFDMNRFFQTLLSRFMSDYLTDHKVQDEFKLYGMMKYQAEKNPQNHRSPSLRPDFAIRSGSVRLNTFARFLSGISALLTLPLSLATFVRRKPRQAFSCPTVNAAAFDCTNSCIP, encoded by the coding sequence ATGCAAAAAACCCTCATCATAAGTCTCAACGAATGGGAAAACAGTCAGCCTCTGCAATGGCCGGATAAGCAGCCGGTCTATTTTGAGTCAGGCGATCCCGCACGGATCACCGCCGAGAAGCTCACGCAGGCCAACATTCTCTCTGTGATCGAGACTCGAAATGGCATCTCTCTCGGAGCATCTTCTTATGTCGGGCGAATCAATCTAGGCCCATTGCGTATCACTATCCAGCCAAAGATTCAGGGCCTCAAGCTCTTGAGGTTGGTGAAGTACGCTTACGGCCTGAAGGATTTACACCTTTATTCAGACGTTGATTATGATCTTGAAAAGGATGCATTCCAAGAGATTCTCATCGCTCAACTGGCGATGGAAGTCATGAACCTAGTCAGCAGGGGCCTTTGTAGACAATATAAACGCCAAAGAGAGGGGCTGTCCTCTCCTCGTGGCTTGATTGATATCAATCAAATAGCCGCTAACGGTGGCGTCATCACCGGCAGGCTGCCTTGTGTATACTATCCACGCGACATCGACTGTTTGCCTAATCAAATTCTTGGCGCGGGGTTAAGTCTGGCTACAAATATCTGCGACAACACTATTCTCAAAAGCAAACTTAGAAGGCTTAACAAATCCTTTCTTTCAGAAGTGTCAAAGGTTCAGCTTGACAACCACAGTTTCCAACGACTTGACCGTGAGGAGAATCGACTTGTCGGTGCTTACCAGCCAGCTTTCCGTATAATTAAAATCTTGATGGAAGGCCAAGGGATTTCAATGGCCGATCAGGATGTGGTCAAGTTCGAAGGCTTCTTGTTTGATATGAATCGTTTCTTCCAAACTCTGTTGTCACGCTTCATGAGCGATTATCTGACAGATCATAAGGTTCAAGACGAATTCAAGCTTTATGGAATGATGAAGTACCAGGCAGAGAAGAATCCGCAAAACCATCGTTCTCCGTCCCTCCGCCCTGACTTCGCTATCAGAAGTGGCTCAGTTCGTTTGAACACGTTTGCCCGTTTCTTAAGTGGAATCTCCGCTCTTCTTACACTGCCACTCTCACTGGCGACATT
- a CDS encoding McrB family protein, whose protein sequence is MSLHTFVEKKIRDMRDMLHNDGKLLSNENLAVCYKNFRDKFGPDILRSLDGEALLDFMHSHATKDSLVYWLEFKDDKELPAIFGSIAGGSALKFCLYKRKETGKWMTGHPSNQRELTVEEAIGFARKHRDQLINGDDLLKQMPGSPSFDDYVNLQNSLDKEAPDVSTLAWGHKYFSLLHPHILDDFHSPVYQRYMLTRMLQKAPSDKDGRYIAAYTFQQIAKHLGMHINHLTYSLNELYGNPYSYWRVGTTDGYDSNYWLEMKQGNFISVGWNDLGDLSWVNYNSEHKEELKKLMLEKYPKPAHISSRQSNQLFKFVAEIKEGEVVVAANGMIILGIGKVTGEYYYDAKAEFPHKRPVEWLSLESWQEPVKEGLQTTVHKLGKYPENLLEIERRILEAPLVPEVQIKTASNKLVGIPGRIQSVLERKKQVILYGPPGTGKTYWADVATKDLAALSWYGKPFNQLDNEQKLHIQPGPGENKPVRMCCFHPAYGYEDFLEGYRPELHESKMVFVSKNGIFKQLCEDAQKRPDKNFYLLIDEINRGDIPRIFGELLTILEKDKRGKSITLPLSAQSFVVPANVFVVGTMNTADRSIALLDAALRRRFGFIELMPDSSVLGEAMIEGLPLGPWLDSLNRKICQHVGRDARNLQIGHSYLMDGSNPIRSFSGFARALREDIIPLLEEYCYEDYTALHSILKKLVDVETQQVRNDLFSPTKKDDLVRILLEMDPEIASSPKTVQAEQEALEIHDDSVDDDNDQNVEA, encoded by the coding sequence GTGAGTCTACATACTTTTGTCGAAAAAAAAATACGTGATATGCGAGACATGCTTCATAACGATGGAAAGCTCCTCTCAAATGAAAATCTTGCTGTTTGTTATAAAAATTTCAGAGATAAGTTTGGTCCTGACATATTGCGTTCGCTAGACGGTGAAGCACTCCTTGATTTTATGCATAGTCACGCGACCAAAGATAGTCTGGTTTACTGGCTTGAATTCAAAGATGATAAGGAGTTACCGGCTATTTTCGGTAGCATTGCTGGTGGCAGTGCGCTCAAGTTTTGTCTCTATAAAAGAAAAGAAACCGGAAAATGGATGACAGGTCATCCCAGCAACCAGCGTGAATTGACTGTTGAAGAAGCCATTGGCTTTGCCCGTAAACATCGAGATCAACTCATCAACGGCGATGATCTTCTTAAGCAGATGCCTGGAAGTCCGAGTTTTGACGATTACGTAAATCTTCAAAACAGTCTCGATAAAGAAGCACCAGATGTTAGTACACTTGCGTGGGGTCATAAATATTTTTCTTTGCTGCACCCACACATTCTTGATGACTTTCATTCCCCCGTCTATCAGAGATACATGTTGACCAGAATGTTACAAAAAGCACCGTCTGACAAAGACGGTCGTTACATTGCTGCTTATACTTTTCAACAGATCGCAAAACATCTTGGAATGCATATCAATCATCTAACCTATTCCTTAAACGAACTGTACGGCAACCCTTATTCATACTGGCGCGTAGGCACAACAGACGGATATGACTCAAATTATTGGCTTGAAATGAAACAGGGGAATTTTATATCTGTCGGTTGGAATGATTTGGGTGATCTTTCTTGGGTTAATTACAACTCTGAGCATAAAGAGGAACTCAAGAAATTGATGTTGGAGAAATACCCCAAGCCAGCACACATATCCTCAAGACAATCCAATCAGCTCTTCAAATTCGTTGCCGAAATAAAAGAAGGAGAAGTTGTTGTCGCTGCTAACGGCATGATAATTCTCGGTATTGGCAAGGTTACTGGTGAGTATTACTACGATGCCAAAGCGGAATTCCCACACAAGCGACCCGTCGAATGGCTATCTCTTGAATCATGGCAGGAACCAGTAAAGGAAGGTCTCCAAACCACTGTCCATAAACTTGGCAAGTACCCTGAGAATCTCTTGGAAATCGAACGGCGCATTCTAGAGGCTCCCTTAGTCCCAGAAGTCCAAATCAAAACAGCTAGCAACAAGTTGGTTGGTATCCCTGGGCGAATTCAGTCGGTGCTCGAAAGAAAGAAGCAAGTCATTCTCTACGGGCCTCCGGGGACTGGTAAGACCTATTGGGCCGACGTTGCAACAAAAGATCTTGCAGCGCTTTCCTGGTACGGTAAACCATTCAATCAGCTCGATAACGAGCAGAAATTACACATCCAGCCCGGGCCGGGAGAAAATAAGCCTGTCCGCATGTGTTGCTTTCACCCTGCTTACGGATATGAAGATTTTTTGGAAGGCTACAGGCCAGAGTTGCACGAAAGCAAAATGGTTTTTGTTTCAAAAAATGGGATTTTCAAGCAGCTATGCGAAGATGCCCAGAAAAGACCAGACAAGAATTTTTACCTTCTTATCGATGAAATTAACCGTGGAGACATTCCAAGGATCTTCGGAGAACTTCTGACAATCCTTGAAAAAGACAAACGCGGAAAATCCATAACGCTCCCGCTTTCCGCACAGTCATTCGTCGTCCCTGCAAACGTCTTTGTAGTAGGAACGATGAATACCGCAGATCGATCGATTGCCTTGCTTGATGCTGCGCTCAGAAGGCGATTTGGTTTTATTGAACTCATGCCTGACTCGTCTGTGCTGGGCGAAGCCATGATTGAAGGTTTGCCGCTGGGACCGTGGCTTGACTCGCTTAACCGTAAAATCTGCCAACACGTCGGACGTGATGCGCGAAATTTGCAGATAGGGCATTCATATCTTATGGATGGCAGCAACCCAATACGATCATTCTCAGGTTTTGCCCGCGCACTTCGGGAGGACATCATCCCACTCTTGGAGGAATATTGCTATGAAGATTACACCGCACTTCACAGCATCTTAAAAAAACTTGTTGATGTCGAAACTCAGCAGGTTCGAAATGACCTATTCTCTCCAACGAAGAAAGATGACTTGGTTCGAATCCTTCTTGAAATGGACCCTGAAATCGCTTCATCACCGAAAACCGTACAGGCAGAACAGGAAGCCTTGGAAATTCATGATGATAGCGTTGATGACGATAATGATCAAAATGTTGAGGCGTAA
- a CDS encoding PcfJ domain-containing protein, which produces MIIDPEYCEFDPASQRLTVSMAQAPGQGGFEVRLRSWNEGGGVELKEGGRWIRNDDAFDYPIVSDDVFELEPTHPVRAYHDALPADVTKVLGQFSSLQCRLLHVVGQFPESAEMAGSAPILFWLASNMLGPAPSRADVRKLYSRRRVSILEMFSVNSSRSHLKFLSKIRDFSYLREDLDLLRRMLLDDEFLKKVRHSRHINWPVLKVFLNQRYVMALACAKGCLTAENCRDAFRFLGKVCVYIRDIRMMCRTTERAYPENEICAMKSAFQIKNLHDRIAEEINRKDRAAIIARYGEDLPPSPLKDTKDIKHICKVGDLLDEGMEMKHCVGGYVDRVMGGDVFIYRVHAPERATMEVHRLPDGKFRIEQVKLYRNGKVSKVTWDVLNGWIKTR; this is translated from the coding sequence ATGATCATTGATCCCGAGTATTGTGAATTTGATCCAGCCTCGCAGCGTCTGACCGTCTCCATGGCCCAGGCTCCCGGCCAAGGAGGATTCGAGGTTCGGCTGCGCTCCTGGAACGAGGGCGGGGGAGTGGAGCTGAAGGAGGGCGGACGGTGGATAAGAAACGACGACGCCTTCGACTACCCCATTGTTTCGGATGATGTTTTCGAGCTTGAACCAACGCACCCCGTGCGAGCGTACCACGACGCTTTGCCCGCAGACGTGACCAAGGTGTTGGGTCAGTTCAGTTCTTTGCAATGCAGACTTTTGCATGTGGTCGGCCAGTTTCCTGAAAGCGCGGAGATGGCTGGCTCCGCGCCAATCCTCTTTTGGCTGGCCTCGAACATGCTCGGTCCGGCTCCGTCTAGGGCCGATGTCCGCAAACTCTATAGTCGCCGACGTGTTTCAATTCTGGAAATGTTTTCTGTGAATTCAAGCAGATCACATCTGAAATTCTTGTCAAAAATTCGCGACTTCAGCTACCTGCGGGAAGATCTGGATTTGCTGCGCCGTATGCTGCTCGACGATGAATTTTTGAAGAAAGTCCGCCACTCCCGGCATATCAACTGGCCCGTGCTAAAGGTGTTTTTGAACCAGCGCTATGTGATGGCTCTCGCGTGCGCCAAGGGTTGTCTGACAGCTGAAAATTGCCGGGACGCGTTTCGATTTTTGGGTAAGGTCTGTGTCTATATCCGTGATATTCGCATGATGTGCAGAACAACCGAGCGCGCGTATCCCGAGAACGAAATTTGCGCCATGAAAAGCGCGTTCCAGATCAAGAATCTGCACGACAGAATTGCAGAAGAAATAAACAGAAAAGATCGGGCGGCCATCATTGCCCGCTACGGCGAAGATTTGCCTCCGTCACCGCTCAAAGACACAAAAGACATCAAGCATATCTGCAAGGTTGGCGACTTGCTCGATGAAGGGATGGAGATGAAGCATTGTGTCGGAGGCTATGTGGATCGGGTGATGGGCGGGGATGTATTCATTTACCGTGTGCATGCGCCGGAGAGGGCGACCATGGAGGTGCACAGGTTGCCGGATGGAAAGTTTCGGATTGAGCAAGTTAAGTTGTATCGGAATGGGAAGGTGTCCAAAGTCACTTGGGATGTGTTAAATGGTTGGATAAAAACTCGATAA
- a CDS encoding AAA family ATPase, translated as MKFRFRKIHNSGSIDSTPESRYACIRTAGWLMRILDKRVVVNSQLLDCAAWCLGGLDTCLHGLIEESKRYSLVSKTKDELQVLKELKRLSLFNLTNSLEEFLQEHPHHQKVVRALLQGECRHVSSVKMKRPRSFVMAAKRLKDLFGLDQESVDLCEFLFINRAFEPVESYFEDSLNVMRFGGTDFLAHMLGIPSSRCRNILRELAYLGVASIDRSSVVLEDPIKDLWTETDSRRISEAFCHPLEGEVLPLENFSIPAEQMEHARALLRQKGDRPVHILLYGGPGTGKTTFARSLAAAEGVPAWAVSPPQGANNDRRAQLTAGARIVSQHDKAFLLVDEAERILDCDMFSREKNMDKAWLNTFLEKPGQRVVWITNHVHHLEGAVRRRFHFSIHFEPLGRKERGAMWRQILERRGVLNRVNDVELADLSRTYDIPASVMEMSVTQAATLSGRKRSAFVPALRRVVDSYETLRRDGGKRRNKIAVAPHYDPKGVSLEGSVDTLVNKLARVDRMLRSGGELSAGAATMLFYGPPGTGKTALARYLADRLDRECKVVRASDLLGPYVGMTEANIAEAFRDAERDDAVLVIDEADSFLFPREKAAHSWETTQVNEFLTALEECRGFCICTTNRRENMDQAVMRRFSHKIEFTYSKPEQVKALYDALLAPLASEPISKALETELLAMRRLTPGDFHAVRSRMLFDGGKGVEHHVLLEGLRKEQELKLDIAGRGMGFLK; from the coding sequence ATGAAATTTCGGTTCAGAAAGATACACAATTCCGGTTCTATCGATTCCACGCCCGAGAGCCGCTATGCTTGTATCAGGACGGCAGGTTGGCTCATGCGAATCCTGGACAAGCGGGTCGTGGTGAACTCGCAACTGCTCGATTGCGCCGCCTGGTGCCTTGGCGGCCTTGATACCTGCCTGCATGGGCTCATTGAGGAATCGAAGCGGTATTCTCTTGTCTCCAAGACAAAAGATGAGTTGCAGGTTCTCAAGGAGCTCAAGCGGTTATCCCTCTTCAATTTGACAAATTCCTTAGAGGAATTTCTGCAGGAGCATCCGCACCATCAAAAAGTGGTCAGAGCCTTGCTGCAGGGGGAATGCAGACATGTGTCTTCCGTAAAGATGAAGCGTCCACGTTCTTTTGTCATGGCGGCCAAGCGCCTGAAGGATTTGTTTGGACTTGACCAGGAAAGCGTGGATCTGTGTGAGTTTTTGTTTATCAACCGCGCCTTTGAGCCGGTGGAGAGCTATTTCGAGGATAGCTTAAACGTCATGCGGTTCGGCGGAACCGACTTTCTTGCTCACATGCTCGGCATACCGAGTTCGCGTTGCCGTAACATCCTGCGAGAACTGGCTTACCTCGGCGTAGCGAGCATCGACCGGTCAAGCGTGGTCCTCGAAGATCCGATCAAAGACCTTTGGACCGAAACCGACTCCAGGCGGATTTCCGAGGCCTTTTGCCACCCTCTGGAAGGGGAGGTGCTGCCGCTCGAAAACTTCAGCATTCCTGCCGAACAGATGGAGCATGCCCGCGCTTTGCTTCGGCAGAAAGGCGACAGGCCCGTCCATATTCTCCTGTACGGCGGTCCGGGCACCGGAAAGACGACCTTTGCCCGCAGCCTGGCTGCGGCCGAAGGCGTGCCGGCATGGGCCGTGAGTCCGCCTCAGGGCGCAAATAACGACCGCCGCGCCCAACTCACAGCCGGGGCGCGCATCGTCTCTCAGCACGACAAGGCCTTCCTGCTCGTGGACGAGGCCGAGCGCATCCTCGATTGTGACATGTTCTCTCGGGAAAAGAACATGGATAAAGCCTGGCTCAACACCTTCCTGGAGAAGCCCGGCCAGCGGGTGGTCTGGATCACGAACCACGTGCATCATCTGGAAGGGGCGGTGCGTCGGCGTTTCCATTTCAGCATCCACTTCGAGCCGCTGGGCCGCAAGGAGCGGGGCGCCATGTGGCGGCAGATCCTGGAACGGCGCGGCGTGCTGAACCGTGTGAATGACGTCGAGCTGGCTGATTTGTCCCGTACCTATGATATTCCGGCCTCGGTCATGGAGATGTCCGTGACCCAGGCTGCGACGCTTAGCGGGAGAAAGCGGAGCGCCTTTGTCCCGGCGCTCAGGCGCGTGGTGGATTCCTATGAGACGCTTCGGCGTGATGGTGGCAAGCGCCGCAACAAGATTGCGGTGGCGCCGCATTACGATCCCAAAGGTGTCAGCCTGGAAGGCTCCGTTGATACCCTGGTGAACAAGCTGGCTCGGGTGGATCGCATGTTGCGTAGCGGCGGAGAGCTGAGCGCAGGCGCGGCCACGATGCTCTTTTACGGCCCTCCCGGCACAGGCAAGACCGCGCTTGCCCGGTATCTGGCGGACCGGCTGGACCGGGAATGCAAGGTTGTCCGCGCCAGCGACCTGCTCGGGCCGTATGTCGGGATGACGGAAGCGAACATTGCAGAAGCCTTTCGGGATGCGGAGCGAGACGACGCCGTGCTTGTCATCGACGAAGCCGACAGCTTTCTCTTTCCAAGGGAAAAAGCAGCGCATTCCTGGGAGACCACCCAAGTCAACGAGTTCCTGACCGCCCTCGAAGAGTGCCGGGGCTTCTGCATCTGCACGACCAATCGCCGGGAGAACATGGATCAGGCGGTCATGCGCCGATTCAGCCACAAGATCGAATTCACATACTCCAAGCCGGAGCAGGTGAAGGCGCTTTATGACGCGCTCCTTGCTCCGCTGGCGTCGGAACCGATTTCAAAAGCCCTTGAAACGGAATTGCTGGCCATGCGCCGCCTGACTCCGGGGGATTTTCATGCCGTTCGTTCACGGATGCTTTTTGATGGCGGAAAGGGTGTAGAACATCATGTGCTGCTTGAGGGTTTGCGCAAGGAGCAGGAATTGAAGCTCGATATCGCAGGGCGGGGAATGGGGTTCTTGAAATAG
- a CDS encoding ADP-ribosylglycohydrolase family protein — MNESAQHQVPYEEILHAIAMDAHDGLAKPGDISPAKPEHIDHPDTRCGLPIHAYATHESSNRKPRSPRMNETRQINANILHQLFETKAIRLERGAIFDHALAPKGPDFDFDRVEGMLLGAAIGDSLGNTSESRLPLIRRQLHCEIRDYLARDGTGCAKGYPSDDTQLTFWTLEQLIEDKGEFIPEHLARKFAESGRIYGIGQTVRGFLKAYKSGQPLHECGPHSAGNGALMRIAPMLIPHLRHGGTDIWIDTALSAMMTHNDHASTSSCLAFTAMLWELLDMKTPPPPHWWPERYAAITADLQGRIGYTPRSGCMKYSFDGPLHQFVSEKLAWAHANNLSAMEACEIWHSGAYLLETVPSVLYILMRHGHDPEEALVRAVNDTKDNDTVASIVGAAIGALHGRKGLPDRWIEGLAGRTRGTDDGQVFRLISKARLEFWEK; from the coding sequence ATGAACGAAAGCGCACAGCATCAAGTCCCGTATGAAGAAATCCTCCACGCCATCGCCATGGACGCCCATGACGGGCTAGCTAAACCTGGGGATATTTCGCCAGCCAAACCTGAACATATTGACCACCCCGATACGCGCTGCGGCTTACCGATCCATGCCTACGCCACCCACGAGTCCAGCAACCGCAAGCCCCGGAGCCCCCGAATGAACGAGACGCGTCAGATCAACGCCAACATACTCCACCAACTGTTTGAAACCAAAGCCATACGGCTGGAGCGCGGCGCAATATTCGACCATGCGCTTGCCCCCAAAGGTCCGGATTTCGACTTTGATCGTGTGGAGGGGATGCTCTTGGGCGCGGCCATCGGCGACTCTCTTGGAAATACTTCGGAATCAAGACTTCCACTCATCAGACGGCAACTCCACTGTGAAATCCGCGACTATTTGGCCCGCGATGGGACAGGCTGCGCCAAGGGGTATCCCAGTGACGACACGCAGCTGACATTCTGGACCCTGGAGCAGCTGATCGAGGACAAGGGCGAGTTCATACCGGAGCACCTGGCCCGCAAATTTGCGGAAAGCGGCCGGATTTACGGCATCGGCCAGACCGTGAGAGGCTTTCTGAAAGCGTACAAATCGGGGCAGCCCTTGCATGAATGCGGGCCGCACTCCGCCGGCAACGGCGCACTCATGCGCATCGCGCCCATGCTCATCCCGCACCTGCGCCACGGCGGCACGGACATTTGGATCGACACGGCCCTCTCGGCCATGATGACCCACAATGACCATGCGTCCACTTCCTCATGCCTGGCTTTCACGGCCATGCTCTGGGAACTGCTGGACATGAAGACTCCCCCGCCGCCACACTGGTGGCCGGAAAGATACGCAGCCATCACCGCCGATCTTCAAGGCAGGATCGGGTATACCCCGAGAAGCGGATGTATGAAGTACTCCTTCGATGGCCCGTTGCATCAGTTTGTCAGCGAAAAGCTGGCCTGGGCGCATGCCAATAACTTGAGCGCCATGGAAGCCTGCGAAATCTGGCATTCCGGAGCATATCTGCTGGAGACCGTGCCCAGCGTCCTGTATATCCTCATGCGCCACGGCCATGATCCGGAAGAAGCGTTGGTGCGGGCAGTCAATGACACCAAAGACAACGACACCGTCGCGTCCATCGTAGGCGCTGCTATCGGCGCGCTCCACGGCAGGAAAGGCCTGCCGGATCGCTGGATTGAAGGACTTGCAGGCAGGACCAGAGGGACGGATGACGGCCAGGTATTCAGACTCATATCCAAGGCCCGCCTCGAATTTTGGGAAAAATGA
- a CDS encoding YqiA/YcfP family alpha/beta fold hydrolase — MQRTIIFLHGKQSTPEGSGSGKAIREHFSSEHNVLIPDYKPMERTHEEVEAYLREYISPHPEALIVGISLGGYWAYRMASILSANLGLSCVLLNPYFYNYPEIEIPMPLATIPITVVVNLDDDLIKPQEVIKRFQGAATIRAFEKGGHRFKDKTPIVEAVNASLR, encoded by the coding sequence ATGCAAAGGACAATCATTTTCCTGCACGGCAAACAGTCAACGCCGGAAGGCTCGGGCAGCGGCAAGGCGATCAGGGAACATTTCTCAAGCGAACACAACGTGCTCATCCCGGATTACAAACCCATGGAGCGCACTCATGAAGAAGTCGAAGCCTATTTGAGGGAGTACATCTCCCCGCACCCCGAAGCGCTCATTGTCGGCATTTCCCTGGGCGGCTATTGGGCCTATCGCATGGCGAGCATCCTGTCTGCCAACCTTGGCCTGTCCTGCGTCCTGCTCAACCCATATTTCTACAACTATCCCGAGATCGAAATTCCCATGCCGCTGGCAACGATCCCGATCACCGTCGTCGTCAACCTCGACGACGACCTCATCAAACCGCAAGAAGTGATCAAACGCTTCCAAGGTGCGGCGACAATCAGAGCATTCGAGAAAGGCGGGCACAGGTTCAAGGACAAGACGCCGATCGTCGAAGCCGTCAATGCCAGTCTGCGGTGA
- a CDS encoding YafY family protein: MSDISVFFVVIQSNISSVAQQDTLHLHGLAQTPGRNLCNPEDIEISMANDSQKIQQLRRVLLLYQLVKTRPEMSSKALQEELGIGKSTYNRDREFMNKLGVDFKYDKAKKRQDLTKDAYLPIPDLSLDERLAIILALSQLGELQESFLAEHARAAAAKLLAGQEQSFCDVCKALLEHNVSHGGLTSQEQIVDELLKATIKRRRIRISYCKPGQPAEDYEVEPYQVFVVDGFLYMDGYCIERKEIRCFKVCRIQSVRDLGLTFSNLREYDFARRRTNVFGIYASDLKPEHVKVWFAAEIAPFIREESRHASQKLTENSDGSLFFEVDVAEPEEVLWWALRWGGNFEIIEPQWLRDEAIKTIRKMAQRYKK; the protein is encoded by the coding sequence ATGAGCGATATCTCGGTTTTTTTTGTTGTCATACAATCCAACATATCTAGCGTTGCGCAGCAAGACACGCTACATCTGCACGGTCTCGCCCAGACTCCTGGGCGCAATCTGTGCAACCCTGAAGATATCGAGATCAGCATGGCCAACGATTCCCAGAAAATCCAACAACTCCGACGCGTCCTGCTCCTATACCAACTGGTCAAAACAAGGCCGGAGATGTCCTCCAAGGCACTCCAGGAGGAACTGGGCATCGGCAAGTCGACATACAATCGAGACCGGGAATTCATGAATAAACTGGGGGTCGACTTCAAATACGACAAGGCAAAGAAGCGACAGGACCTCACAAAGGATGCATATTTACCAATTCCCGACTTGAGCCTCGATGAACGCTTGGCCATTATCCTGGCCCTGAGCCAATTGGGGGAACTGCAGGAATCCTTTCTCGCCGAACACGCCAGGGCCGCGGCGGCGAAACTCCTCGCCGGACAGGAGCAGTCCTTTTGCGACGTCTGCAAGGCTCTGCTCGAACATAACGTCTCCCATGGCGGACTGACGAGTCAGGAGCAGATCGTCGACGAACTGCTCAAGGCCACCATCAAACGCCGGCGCATCCGTATCAGCTATTGCAAACCGGGCCAACCGGCCGAAGACTATGAAGTCGAACCCTATCAGGTTTTCGTGGTCGATGGGTTCCTGTACATGGATGGGTACTGCATTGAACGCAAGGAGATCCGCTGCTTCAAGGTGTGCCGGATTCAGAGCGTACGCGACCTCGGCCTAACCTTCTCCAATCTGCGCGAATACGATTTCGCCCGCAGACGGACCAACGTTTTCGGTATCTACGCCTCTGATCTGAAACCCGAGCACGTTAAAGTCTGGTTCGCAGCGGAAATTGCGCCGTTCATCCGCGAAGAATCCCGCCATGCATCGCAGAAGCTCACCGAAAACAGTGACGGGAGCCTCTTTTTCGAGGTCGATGTGGCGGAACCGGAAGAGGTCTTGTGGTGGGCCCTGCGCTGGGGAGGGAATTTCGAGATCATCGAACCGCAGTGGCTCAGGGACGAGGCCATCAAGACCATCAGGAAGATGGCGCAGCGATATAAGAAATAG